A single window of Streptomyces cathayae DNA harbors:
- a CDS encoding SpoIIE family protein phosphatase, with translation MRTGEPLPSMGDVLSLLDTGRWHWDTATGLVVVDEVAARLLGLPAEETTLTEPQVRSRLHPADWNEIVGVVQLAVAEGTLAEVRIRIMDDQGQVVRVVRSRSKPTFDPLRKAYLLTGTLQEVTEPTPGTPAARRAVIGDWRRSREAFLLDAGRALAEARSTREVLRVAANLAMPGFSPDGFALFGVAGDQLTIIGHHGHEPGAESPFHMPLNTPYPAAEVIRTGRAVYLSSPEQYKARYPLTWPLAEQFGRQSWAFLPLVVSGRTMGAWMAAFAHPVAFTPDERSVLTTVARMLAQALSRAGTAENERALTDGLQRSMLPKLGPQRIPGMSVAARYVPTGGGLQVGGDWYDVIPLPSGRFALVIGDVQGHDVQAAGIMGQLRIALRAYASEGHRPDAVLSRASRFLYGIGESDPYELRFATCLYIAVDPGNGVLEVARAGHPDPAVRTPDATVLTRPTAGGLPLGIDPDADYPTTRIVLEPGETLLVCTDGLIETGGHDLDTGWQRLRGILEHHRGGLEELADALVQAVHGPSSHHTTGPLIDRREDDIALLLLSRQGYDRDSEQEPAGPSVRRTMLTVEQAEPERISEARRHLRELLHDWCSPDQVDSAVLLLSEMLTNVLVHTDTDALLVAEVIAGREGRRMRIEVTDAGDDLPHRRSPGELASSGRGLLLIELLAHTWGVDPRGKGKSIWFELHEPHEPHDPRTPHQPAAVPDTAARARGGPSR, from the coding sequence ATGCGAACTGGTGAACCCCTGCCGTCCATGGGGGATGTCCTCTCCCTCCTCGACACCGGCAGGTGGCACTGGGACACGGCCACCGGACTGGTCGTGGTCGACGAGGTGGCGGCACGACTGCTGGGGCTGCCCGCCGAGGAGACCACCCTCACGGAGCCCCAGGTGCGCTCCCGGCTGCACCCGGCCGACTGGAACGAGATCGTCGGGGTGGTCCAGCTCGCCGTCGCCGAGGGCACGCTCGCCGAGGTGCGCATCCGGATCATGGACGACCAGGGGCAGGTCGTGCGGGTGGTGCGCAGCCGCTCCAAGCCGACCTTCGACCCCCTGCGCAAGGCCTACCTCCTGACCGGCACCCTTCAGGAGGTCACCGAGCCGACGCCGGGCACCCCCGCGGCGCGCAGGGCGGTCATCGGCGACTGGCGCCGGTCACGGGAGGCGTTCCTGCTGGACGCCGGCCGGGCGCTGGCCGAGGCGCGCTCGACGCGGGAGGTCCTGCGGGTCGCGGCCAACCTGGCGATGCCGGGCTTCTCACCGGACGGATTCGCGCTGTTCGGCGTCGCGGGCGACCAGCTCACCATCATCGGCCACCACGGGCACGAGCCCGGCGCCGAGAGCCCGTTCCACATGCCGCTGAACACCCCCTACCCAGCCGCCGAAGTGATACGAACGGGCCGCGCTGTCTATCTGTCCAGCCCGGAACAGTACAAAGCCCGCTACCCCCTCACCTGGCCGCTCGCCGAGCAGTTCGGCCGCCAGTCCTGGGCGTTCCTGCCGCTGGTCGTGTCCGGCCGCACGATGGGCGCCTGGATGGCGGCCTTCGCCCACCCGGTCGCCTTCACCCCCGACGAGCGGTCGGTGCTGACCACCGTGGCGCGCATGCTGGCCCAGGCCCTGTCCCGCGCGGGGACCGCCGAGAACGAGCGGGCCCTGACCGACGGTCTGCAGCGCTCGATGCTGCCGAAGCTCGGCCCGCAGCGCATCCCGGGAATGAGCGTCGCCGCCCGGTACGTCCCCACCGGTGGCGGCCTCCAGGTCGGCGGCGACTGGTACGACGTCATCCCCCTGCCGAGCGGACGGTTCGCCCTGGTCATCGGGGATGTGCAGGGCCATGACGTCCAGGCGGCCGGGATCATGGGCCAGCTGCGCATAGCCCTGCGGGCGTACGCCTCCGAGGGGCACCGGCCCGACGCCGTGCTCTCCCGCGCCTCCCGCTTCCTGTACGGCATCGGCGAGTCCGACCCCTACGAGCTGCGCTTCGCGACCTGCCTGTACATCGCGGTCGATCCCGGCAACGGGGTACTGGAGGTCGCCCGCGCGGGGCACCCCGACCCGGCGGTCCGCACGCCCGACGCGACCGTGCTGACCCGGCCGACGGCCGGCGGGCTCCCGCTGGGCATCGACCCGGACGCCGACTACCCCACCACCCGGATCGTCCTGGAGCCCGGCGAGACCCTGCTGGTCTGCACGGACGGTCTGATCGAGACCGGCGGCCATGACCTGGACACCGGCTGGCAGCGCCTGCGCGGCATCCTCGAACACCACCGGGGCGGCCTGGAGGAACTGGCCGACGCCCTGGTGCAGGCCGTCCACGGCCCCTCCTCGCACCACACCACCGGGCCCCTGATCGACCGCCGCGAGGACGACATCGCCCTGCTGCTGCTCTCCCGGCAGGGCTACGACCGCGACTCCGAACAGGAGCCGGCGGGGCCGTCGGTGCGCCGCACCATGCTGACGGTGGAGCAGGCCGAGCCGGAACGGATCTCGGAGGCCCGGCGGCACCTGCGCGAACTGCTGCACGACTGGTGCTCACCGGACCAGGTCGACTCGGCGGTGCTGCTGCTGTCGGAGATGCTCACCAACGTCCTCGTGCACACCGACACCGACGCGCTGCTCGTCGCCGAGGTCATCGCCGGGCGGGAGGGACGCCGGATGCGGATCGAGGTCACCGACGCGGGCGACGACCTCCCGCACCGGCGCTCCCCCGGTGAGCTGGCGTCGTCCGGCCGCGGCCTCCTCCTGATCGAGCTCCTGGCCCACACCTGGGGCGTCGATCCCCGGGGCAAGGGGAAGAGCATCTGGTTCGAGCTGCACGAACCACACGAACCACACGACCCACGCACCCCGCACCAGCCCGCCGCCGTGCCGGACACCGCCGCTCGGGCGAGGGGCGGGCCCTCACGGTGA
- a CDS encoding SseB family protein has translation MYGYDQNVGAQQGYVPPQQQQQQQQQMPGGYGQQQPPLYPEPSPPSLADAVRAFTTGQVTAEDFQQVFATSKVYCPRGDNPGFLALHNTQQPVIPMFTSLKELRRYAGKESKYFVITGAEVIDLLPTGYGFVLDMEGEHRMVFDAKAVEQMVEFAMRRMYG, from the coding sequence ATGTACGGCTACGACCAGAACGTAGGGGCACAGCAGGGGTACGTCCCGCCGCAGCAACAGCAGCAACAGCAACAGCAGATGCCGGGCGGCTACGGGCAGCAGCAGCCGCCGCTGTACCCGGAGCCGTCCCCGCCCTCGCTCGCGGACGCGGTGCGCGCGTTCACCACGGGCCAGGTGACCGCCGAGGACTTCCAACAGGTCTTCGCGACGTCCAAGGTGTACTGCCCGCGCGGCGACAACCCCGGGTTCCTCGCCCTGCACAACACCCAGCAGCCGGTGATCCCGATGTTCACCTCGCTGAAGGAGCTGCGGCGGTACGCGGGCAAGGAGTCCAAGTACTTCGTGATCACCGGCGCCGAGGTGATCGACCTGCTGCCGACCGGCTACGGCTTCGTGCTCGACATGGAGGGCGAGCACCGGATGGTGTTCGACGCGAAGGCGGTCGAGCAGATGGTCGAGTTCGCGATGCGCCGCATGTACGGCTGA
- a CDS encoding AI-2E family transporter: MQDSSPSPLLPEPVRRLAAWCAVALLVSGVGYVGILLCVQFRAAVIPVLLALLGTALLLPLHRRLVRAGVQRSLSAGLTCVAVVAVVGGAVYIVVSALIDSGDQIIASLRIAARDLSRHFGAAGTSLDDIAGNARELLSKFGGTAASGVLSGVSVVGQALAMAVLALLLVFFFLRDSDRAAETLRALAPRGSGDTATAMARRAFQAVEGFMRGTTFIALIDALCITVGLLVLKVPGAVGLGALVFVGAYIPYLGAFISGAVAVLVALADRGFLIALWVLGVVLAVQLLEGHVLQPMIQSRTVQMHPAVVMIAITAGASVAGIVGMLLAVPLTAAAVGVLSELRRRHTAPEEQAPPASP, encoded by the coding sequence GTGCAGGACTCCTCTCCGTCTCCGCTGCTGCCCGAACCCGTCCGGCGTCTCGCCGCCTGGTGCGCCGTCGCCCTGCTCGTCTCCGGGGTCGGCTACGTCGGGATCCTGTTGTGCGTGCAGTTCCGGGCGGCCGTGATCCCCGTCCTGCTGGCCCTCCTCGGTACGGCGCTGTTGCTGCCCCTGCACCGGCGGCTGGTGCGGGCCGGGGTGCAGCGCTCCCTGTCGGCGGGGCTCACCTGTGTCGCGGTCGTCGCCGTGGTCGGCGGCGCGGTGTACATCGTCGTGTCCGCGCTGATCGACTCCGGGGACCAGATCATCGCCTCGCTCAGGATCGCGGCGCGGGATCTCAGCCGGCACTTCGGGGCGGCCGGTACCTCGCTGGACGACATCGCGGGGAACGCGCGCGAACTGCTGTCCAAGTTCGGCGGTACGGCCGCGTCGGGTGTCCTCAGCGGAGTCAGTGTGGTGGGCCAGGCGCTCGCCATGGCGGTGCTCGCGCTGCTGCTGGTCTTCTTCTTCCTGCGTGATTCCGACCGCGCCGCCGAGACCCTGCGCGCGCTGGCGCCGCGCGGCTCCGGGGACACGGCGACGGCCATGGCCCGCCGGGCCTTCCAGGCGGTCGAGGGGTTCATGCGCGGGACCACCTTCATCGCGCTCATCGACGCCCTCTGCATCACCGTCGGGCTGCTCGTCCTCAAGGTGCCGGGCGCCGTCGGACTGGGCGCGCTGGTCTTCGTCGGGGCGTACATCCCCTACCTCGGGGCGTTCATCTCCGGGGCGGTGGCCGTGCTGGTGGCGCTGGCCGACCGGGGGTTCCTCATCGCGCTGTGGGTGCTCGGCGTGGTGCTCGCGGTGCAGTTGCTGGAGGGGCATGTGCTCCAGCCGATGATCCAGAGCCGCACCGTGCAGATGCATCCGGCGGTCGTGATGATCGCCATCACCGCGGGTGCCTCGGTCGCCGGGATCGTCGGCATGCTGCTGGCGGTACCGCTGACGGCGGCGGCCGTCGGCGTCCTGAGCGAACTGCGCCGACGCCACACCGCACCGGAGGAGCAGGCTCCGCCGGCGTCACCGTGA
- a CDS encoding pirin family protein, whose amino-acid sequence MPAVTVENPLTLPRVAAPADAVARPVLTVTTAPSGFEGEGFPVRRAFAGINYRHLDPFIMMDQMGEVDYAPGEPKGTPWHPHRGFETVTYIIDGTFDHQDSNGGGGSITNGDTQWMTAGAGLLHIEAPPEQLVMSGGLFHGLQLWVNLPAKDKMMAPRYQDIRGGSVQLLTSPDGGALLRVIAGELDGHEGPGITHTPITMIHATLAPGAELTLPWREDFNGLAYVMAGRGAVGTERRPVHVGQTAVFGAGGTLTVRADEKQDSNTPDLEVVLLGGRPIREPMAHYGPFVMNTREELQQAFEDFQKGRLGTIPAVHGMEASGPRES is encoded by the coding sequence ATGCCTGCAGTGACCGTCGAGAACCCGCTGACGCTGCCCCGTGTGGCCGCGCCCGCCGACGCCGTGGCCCGACCCGTGCTCACCGTCACGACCGCGCCGAGCGGTTTCGAGGGTGAGGGCTTCCCGGTGCGCCGGGCGTTCGCCGGGATCAACTACCGCCATCTCGACCCGTTCATCATGATGGACCAGATGGGTGAGGTGGACTACGCGCCGGGCGAGCCCAAGGGCACCCCCTGGCACCCGCACCGCGGGTTCGAGACCGTCACCTACATCATCGACGGCACCTTCGACCACCAGGACTCCAACGGTGGCGGCGGTTCCATCACCAACGGCGACACCCAGTGGATGACGGCCGGCGCGGGTCTGCTGCACATCGAGGCGCCGCCGGAGCAGCTGGTCATGTCGGGCGGGCTGTTCCACGGTCTGCAGCTGTGGGTGAACCTGCCGGCTAAGGACAAGATGATGGCGCCGCGCTACCAGGACATCCGCGGCGGCAGCGTCCAGCTGCTCACCTCCCCCGACGGCGGCGCGCTGCTGCGGGTCATCGCCGGTGAGCTGGACGGCCACGAGGGTCCCGGCATCACGCACACGCCGATCACGATGATCCACGCGACACTCGCGCCGGGCGCGGAGCTGACCCTGCCGTGGCGCGAGGACTTCAACGGGCTGGCGTACGTCATGGCCGGGCGCGGTGCGGTCGGCACCGAGCGCCGTCCGGTGCACGTGGGGCAGACGGCCGTCTTCGGCGCCGGTGGCACGCTGACCGTCCGCGCGGACGAGAAGCAGGACTCGAACACGCCGGACCTGGAGGTCGTCCTCCTCGGCGGCCGTCCGATCCGTGAGCCGATGGCGCACTACGGCCCGTTCGTGATGAACACCCGCGAGGAGCTCCAGCAGGCGTTCGAGGACTTCCAGAAGGGCCGCCTGGGCACGATCCCGGCGGTGCACGGGATGGAGGCCTCGGGACCGCGCGAGTCCTGA
- a CDS encoding M18 family aminopeptidase, whose protein sequence is MSEPSPFDRSHTDDLMSFLAASPTPYHAVANAAERLEKAGFRQVAETDAWDGTSGGRYVLRGGAIVAWYVPEGADPHTPFRIVGAHTDSPNLRVKPRPDSGAQGWRQVAVEIYGGPLLNSWLDRDLGLAGRLSLRDGSTRLVNVDRPLLRVPQLAIHLDRSVNADGLKLDKQRHMQPVWGLGDDVRDGDLIAFLEETAGIPSGEVTGWDLMVHSVEPPAYLGRDKELLAGPRMDNLLSVHAGTAALTAVAGHGADLPYIPVLAAFDHEENGSQSDTGADGPLLGSVLERSVFARGGSYEDRARAFAGTVCLSSDTGHAVHPNYAERHDPTHHPRIDGGPILKVNVNNRYATDGSGRAVFAAACEKAGVPFQSFVSNNAMPCGTTIGPITAARHGIRTVDIGVAILSMHSARELCGAQDPFLLANALVAFLES, encoded by the coding sequence ATGAGCGAACCCTCCCCCTTCGACCGCAGCCACACCGACGACCTCATGTCCTTCCTCGCCGCCTCCCCCACGCCGTACCACGCGGTGGCGAACGCCGCCGAGCGGCTGGAGAAGGCGGGCTTCCGGCAGGTCGCGGAGACGGACGCCTGGGACGGGACGTCGGGCGGCAGGTACGTGCTGCGCGGCGGCGCCATCGTCGCCTGGTACGTCCCCGAGGGCGCGGACCCGCACACCCCGTTCCGGATCGTCGGCGCCCACACCGACTCCCCCAACCTGCGGGTGAAGCCGCGGCCCGACAGCGGGGCGCAGGGCTGGCGCCAGGTGGCGGTGGAGATCTACGGCGGTCCGCTGCTCAACTCCTGGCTCGACCGCGACCTGGGCCTGGCCGGCCGGCTCTCCCTGCGGGACGGCTCCACCCGGCTGGTGAACGTCGACCGGCCGCTGCTGCGTGTCCCGCAGCTCGCCATCCACCTGGACCGCTCGGTCAACGCCGACGGCCTCAAGCTCGACAAGCAGCGCCACATGCAGCCCGTCTGGGGCCTGGGCGACGACGTGCGCGACGGCGACCTCATCGCCTTCCTGGAGGAGACCGCGGGCATCCCGTCCGGCGAGGTCACCGGCTGGGACCTGATGGTGCACTCGGTGGAGCCGCCGGCGTACCTGGGCCGCGACAAGGAGCTGCTGGCCGGCCCGCGCATGGACAACCTGCTGTCCGTGCACGCCGGTACGGCCGCACTGACGGCGGTGGCCGGGCACGGTGCGGACCTGCCGTACATCCCCGTCCTCGCCGCCTTCGACCACGAGGAGAACGGCTCCCAGTCCGACACCGGCGCGGACGGGCCGCTGCTCGGCAGTGTGCTGGAGCGCTCGGTGTTCGCCCGCGGCGGCTCGTACGAGGACCGGGCGCGCGCCTTCGCCGGCACCGTCTGCCTCTCCTCGGACACCGGTCACGCCGTCCACCCCAACTACGCGGAGCGGCACGACCCGACGCACCACCCGCGCATCGACGGCGGCCCCATCCTCAAGGTCAACGTGAACAACCGTTACGCCACGGACGGTTCGGGCCGGGCGGTGTTCGCCGCCGCCTGCGAGAAGGCGGGCGTGCCCTTCCAGTCCTTCGTCTCGAACAACGCCATGCCGTGCGGCACCACCATCGGCCCGATCACCGCGGCCCGGCACGGCATCCGGACCGTGGACATCGGCGTGGCCATCCTGTCGATGCACAGCGCGCGCGAACTGTGCGGCGCCCAGGACCCGTTCCTGCTGGCGAACGCGCTGGTGGCGTTCCTGGAGTCGTAG
- a CDS encoding acyl-CoA dehydrogenase, translating to MGHYKSNLRDIEFNLFEVLGRDKLYGTGPFEEMDVETAKSVLEELTRLAENELAESFTDADRNPPVFDPETNTAPVPASFKKSYQAFMDSEYWRLGVSEAIGGTTAPPSLIWSYAELILGANPAVWMYSSGPAFAGILYDEGNDTQKKMAQIAVEKQWGSTMVLTEPDAGSDVGAGRTKAVRQEDGSWHIEGVKRFITSGEHDMSENILHYVLARPEGAGPGTKGLSLFLVPKYLFDAETGELGERNGVYATNVEHKMGLKASNTCEMTFGDRHPAKGWLIGDKHDGIRQMFRIIEFARMMVGTKAISTLSTGYLNALEYAKERVQGPDLANFMDKAAPKVTITHHPDVRRSLMTQKAYAEGMRALVLYTASVQDGIAVKEAAGEDVSAEHALNDLLLPIVKGYGSEKGYEQLAQSLQTFGGSGFLQEYPIEQYIRDAKIDTLYEGTTAIQGQDFFFRKIVRNQGAALNSLAEDIKQFLALGTGGEQLAGAREHLAKAAVELEAIVGLMLTDLAATEQDVKNIYKVGLNTTRLLMASGDVIVGYLLLKGAAVAADKLQTASAKDVAFYTGKIAAARFFAAEVLPGVTLARKVAEGVELDLMELDEAAF from the coding sequence ATGGGGCACTACAAGTCCAATCTCCGCGACATCGAGTTCAACCTCTTCGAAGTACTCGGACGCGACAAGCTGTACGGCACCGGGCCGTTCGAGGAGATGGACGTCGAGACCGCCAAGAGCGTCCTCGAGGAACTGACCCGCCTCGCGGAGAACGAGCTGGCCGAGTCCTTCACCGACGCCGACCGCAACCCGCCGGTCTTCGACCCGGAGACCAACACCGCGCCGGTCCCGGCGTCCTTCAAGAAGAGCTACCAGGCCTTCATGGACTCCGAGTACTGGCGCCTGGGCGTGTCCGAGGCCATCGGCGGCACGACGGCTCCCCCCTCGCTGATCTGGTCGTACGCCGAGCTGATCCTGGGCGCCAACCCGGCCGTGTGGATGTACTCGTCCGGCCCCGCCTTCGCCGGGATCCTGTACGACGAGGGCAACGACACCCAGAAGAAGATGGCCCAGATCGCCGTCGAGAAGCAGTGGGGCTCCACCATGGTCCTCACCGAGCCGGACGCCGGCTCGGACGTGGGCGCCGGCCGCACCAAGGCCGTGCGGCAGGAGGACGGCTCCTGGCACATCGAGGGTGTGAAGCGCTTCATCACCTCCGGTGAGCACGACATGTCGGAGAACATCCTCCACTACGTGCTCGCGCGTCCCGAGGGCGCCGGACCCGGCACCAAGGGCCTGTCGCTCTTCCTCGTCCCGAAGTACCTCTTCGACGCCGAGACCGGCGAGCTGGGCGAGCGCAACGGCGTCTACGCCACGAACGTCGAGCACAAGATGGGCCTGAAGGCGTCCAACACCTGCGAGATGACGTTCGGCGACCGGCACCCCGCCAAGGGCTGGCTGATCGGCGACAAGCACGACGGCATCCGCCAGATGTTCCGCATCATCGAGTTCGCCCGCATGATGGTCGGCACGAAGGCGATCTCCACCCTCTCCACCGGCTACCTCAACGCGCTGGAGTACGCCAAGGAGCGCGTCCAGGGCCCGGACCTCGCGAACTTCATGGACAAGGCCGCGCCCAAGGTCACCATCACCCACCACCCCGACGTGCGCCGCTCGCTGATGACGCAGAAGGCGTACGCGGAGGGCATGCGCGCGCTCGTCCTCTACACCGCCTCGGTGCAGGACGGCATCGCGGTCAAGGAGGCGGCGGGCGAGGACGTGTCGGCGGAGCACGCGCTCAACGACCTCCTCCTGCCCATCGTCAAGGGCTACGGCTCCGAGAAGGGCTACGAGCAGCTCGCCCAGTCGCTGCAGACCTTCGGCGGCTCCGGCTTCCTGCAGGAGTACCCGATCGAGCAGTACATCCGCGACGCCAAGATCGACACCCTGTACGAGGGCACCACGGCGATCCAGGGCCAGGACTTCTTCTTCCGGAAGATCGTCCGCAACCAGGGCGCGGCCCTGAACTCGCTCGCCGAGGACATCAAGCAGTTCCTCGCCCTCGGCACCGGCGGCGAGCAGCTGGCGGGCGCCCGCGAGCACCTGGCGAAGGCCGCCGTCGAGCTGGAGGCCATCGTCGGCCTGATGCTCACGGACCTCGCGGCCACCGAGCAGGACGTCAAGAACATCTACAAGGTGGGCCTGAACACCACCCGCCTGCTGATGGCCTCCGGTGACGTGATCGTCGGCTACCTGCTGCTCAAGGGTGCCGCGGTCGCCGCCGACAAGCTCCAGACGGCCTCCGCCAAGGACGTCGCCTTCTACACCGGCAAGATCGCCGCGGCGAGGTTCTTCGCGGCCGAGGTCCTGCCCGGCGTCACGCTGGCCCGCAAGGTCGCCGAGGGCGTCGAGCTGGACCTGATGGAACTGGACGAGGCCGCCTTCTAG